Proteins found in one Triticum aestivum cultivar Chinese Spring chromosome 4D, IWGSC CS RefSeq v2.1, whole genome shotgun sequence genomic segment:
- the LOC123096514 gene encoding uncharacterized protein, whose protein sequence is MGMGSPKSKSSSPMASSKPPTPSSASNHQARRRRRRCLLATAAVLLALAVVLAVLFLTVLRVRDPTIRLVSTQFVGAAPRFALLPTPSLRLNLTLLVTVSVHNPNPASFTYAGGGHTNLSYRGAHVGDAQIDPGAVPSRGDAEVRVALTLETDRFVAAGDVRQLAEDVESRAMPLDAATTVPGTVLLFGLFRRSAVAYSECRLVFAVMEMRVQSHECNSSTKL, encoded by the coding sequence ATGGGCATGGGGTCCCCTAAATCGAAATCGAGCTCCCCCATGGCGTCCTCCAAGCCCCCCACGCCGTCCTCCGCGAGCAACCACcaggcgcgccgccgccgccgccggtgcctCCTCGCCACGGCGGCCGTCCTGCTCGCCCTGGCCGTCGTCCTCGCCGTGCTCTTCCTCACCGTCCTCCGCGTCCGCGACCCCACCATCCGCCTCGTGTCCACCCAGTTCGTGGGCGCCGCCCCGCGCTTCGCGCTCCTCCCGACCCCGTCCCTCCGCCTCAACCTCACGCTCCTCGTCACGGTGTCCGTCCACAACCCCAACCCGGCCTCCTTCACCTACGCCGGCGGGGGCCACACCAACCTATCGTACCGCGGCGCCCACGTCGGGGACGCCCAGATCGACCCGGGCGCCGTTCCGAGCCGCGGGGACGCGGAGGTCCGGGTCGCGCTCACGCTGGAGACGGACCGGTTCGTCGCCGCCGGGGACGTGAGGCAGCTGGCCGAGGACGTGGAGAGCCGGGCGATGCCGCTAGACGCCGCCACCACCGTCCCCGGCACGGTGCTGCTGTTCGGCTTGTTCAGGCGCAGCGCCGTGGCATACTCCGAGTGCAGGCTCGTGTTCGCCGTCATGGAGATGCGCGTCCAGAGCCACGAGTGCAACAGCAGCACCAAGCTCTGA
- the LOC123096513 gene encoding cyclin-dependent kinase B1-1 produces MEKYEKLEKVGEGTYGKVYKAQDKATGQVVALKKTRLEMDDEGIPPTALREISLLRLLSSSLYVVRLLAVEQATKGGGAGGGGKPVLYLVFEFLDTDLKKFVDAYRRGPAPKPLPTQVVKSFLYQLCKGIAHCHGHGVLHRDLKPQNLLVDKEKMILKIADLGLSRAFTVPMKSYTHEIVTLWYRAPEVLLGATHYSTSVDIWSIGCIFAEMVRKQALFPGDSELQQLLHIFKLLGTPTEEDWPGVTALRDWHEFPQWKAQRLTRAVPTLEPEGIDLLSKMLQFDPANRISAKAALEHPYFNSLDKSQF; encoded by the exons ATGGAGAAGTACGAGAAGTTGGAGAAGGTCGGGGAGGGCACCTACGGCAAGGTGTACAAGGCGCAGGACAAGGCGACGGGCCAGGTGGTGGCGCTCAAGAAGACCCGCCTGGAGATGGACGACGAAGGGATCCCGCCCACCGCGCTCCGTGAGATctccctcctccgcctcctctccaGCTCCCTCTACGTCGTCCGCCTCCTTGCCGTCGAGCAGGCCACCAAGGGCGGGGGCGCCGGCGGTGGAGGGAAGCCCGTCCTCTACCTCGTCTTCGAGTTCCTTGACACTGACCTCAAGAAGTTCGTCGACGCCTACCGCCGTGGACCCGCCCCTAAGCCGCTCCCAACGCAGGTCGTCAAG AGCTTTTTGTATCAGTTATGCAAAGGAATTGCACACTGCCATGGCCATGGTGTTCTTCATCG GGATTTAAAGCCCCAAAATCTCTTGGTTGACAAGGAGAAGATGATACTGAAAATTGCAGATCTTGGGTTAAGTAGAGCTTTTACTGTTCCTATGAAAAGCTACACCCATGAG ATCGTGACGCTTTGGTATAGAGCTCCTGAAGTACTGCTTGGAGCAACACATTACTCAACCAGTGTTGATATTTGGTCCATCGGATGCATCTTTG CCGAGATGGTCAGAAAACAGGCTCTTTTCCCTGGTGACTCTGAGTTACAGCAACTGCTTCACATTTTCAa GCTGTTGGGAACTCCTACCGAGGAGGATTGGCCTGGAGTAACTGCTCTGAGGGACTGGCACGAGTTTCCTCAGTGGAAAGCACAAAGATTGACGCGTGCAGTCCCTACACTGGAACCAGAAGGAATTGACCTGTTATCG AAAATGCTCCAGTTCGACCCGGCGAACAGGATCTCAGCCAAAGCTGCGCTAGAGCATCCCTATTTCAACAGCCTCGACAAGTCTCAGTTCTAG